The region CAATATGCTCGACTTCTATTTTTCGTATCGTGGGGTACTCAAGCGTCTGCGTAGCGGTGCGCTCGGCGGCGAGATGGATCGCTTCGCGGAGCATTTTTTCACGCTCGGTTATAAGCGAGCGTCTGCCAAGATTTACCTGAGCCGGATTGCGCGCTTTAGCCAGTTTGCCGCGAGGCGTTCTTCTGGGCGGCCGCCGCTTTCTGGATTGGTTCCGCCATCACCATCTCGGCCAGGACCTCGAGCCGTTGACGGCTGAGCAGGTCCTTGCTGCTGTCGAGCATCGGCTGTCGCTATCGGCGACCTCCGGCAGCCGCACGGCAGCGACTGCTCACACTCGAACATTTCTTCGGTTTTTGTATTGGGCTGGCTACCATCGCCAAGATCTCGCCGGCGTTGTCCCAAGGACGCCCTCTTGGCGTTTGGCACATTTGCCGCCACGCCTTGCATGGGATGACGTTCGGCAGGCGATCGATGCGATCGGCGCAACGACGCCGGTCGACATCCGCGATCGAGCCGTCCTGCTGCTGCTCGCCACTACGGGCATTCGCAACGGCGAGTTACGCGCCATTCGGCTGAAGGATATCGACTGGCGTACTGGCGAGGTTTTTGTCCGGCGCACCAAGGGCAAGCGTGATCGGGTGGTGCCACTCCTAGAGGAGACCGGCGCCGCACTCGCCGATTACATCCTGCGCGCTCGACCGAAGGTGGATAGTCCGTATCTGTTCCTGTCCTTCACGCCGCCGCTGGGGCCGTTCAAGTGCGCGTCGCCTGTTTCGAGGATCGTGCGGAAGCGGTTGCGGCATGGCGGGGTCGAACTTGGGCGAGTCGCAGGTGCGCATCTCCTGCGCCACAGCCTTGCCACCCAGCTCGTCAGGCAGCAAAGGCCAATCAACGAGGTCGCCGATCTTCTTGGCCACCGGAGCATCAACACAACGGCGTTGTACGTGAAGGTTGCGGCCTCGCAACTCGCCGAGGTCGCACTCCCCTTTCCGGGAGGCGCCGCATGACCGCCTTTGCCCGATTCCTCGGCGAGAAGGTTGAGCGTTACATCGAACTGCGCCACTCGCTCGGCTATGCCTTCAGTAAGCAAGCTGGTACGTTGCGCGCTTTTGTCCGCTACGTTGAACGCACTCAAATCGACGCGCCCGCCACCCGGACGATGGCGCTGGACTTCGTCCTATCGTTCGGCGGGGCCGCCAACAGCCGCACCACTCGTCACGGCGTGCTCCGCAGATTCTACGAGTATCTCGCCGTCTATGACGCCCAAACCGAGAGCTTGGAGCGTAGGGTCTTTCCCAGATCCAGGGCAATTCCGCCGCCGCGGATCCTCAGCGAGTCAGAGTTGGCGTCGCTCATCGACGCATGTGCGCGCATTTCGCCAAGCATCCCTCTCAGGGGGCGGACGATGGCAACGCTAATCGGATTGTTGGCAAGCTCGGGACTGCGATCTGGCGAAGTGGTAAGGCTTGATCGTTCCGACGTCGATCTGACCAACGGGGTTCTTCTCGTTCGGAAGACGAAGTTCCGCAAGGACCGTCTCGTTCCAGTTCACACGACGACCCAGGCTGCCCTTCGCCACTACGCCAGTGAGCGTGACGCCGCTTTTCCCACGCCCAAGGACCAGGGCTTCTTCCTCAGCTCTCGTGGCAACCGCCTCTCAGCGACCGGCCTGCAAAACGGTTTTGCCGAGGTGCGTAAGCTCTCCGGCCTTGATGGCGGTAAGCCCTTAAGGCCGCACGATCTCAGGCACCGGTTCGCCGTGACCCGCCTCAGCTTCTGGCATCAACAGCGCGCAGACGTTCAGGCGTTGCTCCCGTTGCTCGCCACCTATCT is a window of Rhizobium tropici CIAT 899 DNA encoding:
- a CDS encoding tyrosine-type recombinase/integrase, which codes for MTAFARFLGEKVERYIELRHSLGYAFSKQAGTLRAFVRYVERTQIDAPATRTMALDFVLSFGGAANSRTTRHGVLRRFYEYLAVYDAQTESLERRVFPRSRAIPPPRILSESELASLIDACARISPSIPLRGRTMATLIGLLASSGLRSGEVVRLDRSDVDLTNGVLLVRKTKFRKDRLVPVHTTTQAALRHYASERDAAFPTPKDQGFFLSSRGNRLSATGLQNGFAEVRKLSGLDGGKPLRPHDLRHRFAVTRLSFWHQQRADVQALLPLLATYLGHASYSDTAYYLTGSADLLAIAADRAFLDGGAA
- a CDS encoding site-specific integrase, whose translation is MAHLPPRLAWDDVRQAIDAIGATTPVDIRDRAVLLLLATTGIRNGELRAIRLKDIDWRTGEVFVRRTKGKRDRVVPLLEETGAALADYILRARPKVDSPYLFLSFTPPLGPFKCASPVSRIVRKRLRHGGVELGRVAGAHLLRHSLATQLVRQQRPINEVADLLGHRSINTTALYVKVAASQLAEVALPFPGGAA